A single Desulfuromonadales bacterium DNA region contains:
- a CDS encoding DUF362 domain-containing protein: MVNLPVIKTHRSASYSICLKNFIGCTHLRQRPYLIDVDHWEELVAEFNLAFRPALHIVDGTVAMIEEGPWEGPSAPTGLIIASGDAVAADVVGLGIIKSFGRWPAVADKSPWEQKQIRHALAVGLGAPAGSIRLRVAPGDETFTALMARVREFTGL; this comes from the coding sequence GTGGTGAACCTGCCGGTCATCAAGACGCACCGTTCCGCCAGCTACTCCATCTGCCTGAAGAACTTCATCGGCTGCACCCACCTGCGTCAGCGCCCCTACCTGATCGATGTGGACCACTGGGAGGAATTGGTGGCCGAATTCAACCTCGCCTTCCGCCCCGCCCTGCACATCGTCGACGGCACCGTCGCCATGATTGAAGAAGGTCCCTGGGAGGGTCCTTCCGCCCCGACCGGCCTGATCATCGCCAGCGGCGACGCCGTCGCCGCCGACGTGGTCGGACTCGGCATCATCAAGTCCTTCGGCCGCTGGCCGGCGGTCGCCGACAAGAGCCCGTGGGAGCAGAAGCAGATTCGCCACGCCCTGGCGGTCGGCCTGGGTGCCCCGGCCGGGAGCATCCGTCTGCGGGTCGCCCCGGGGGACGAGACCTTCACGGCACTGATGGCGCGGGTGCGGGAGTTCACCGGTCTCTGA